One window of Mesorhizobium loti R88b genomic DNA carries:
- a CDS encoding GAF domain-containing protein, with protein sequence MSGRQPTGHHADFIQASIASNDAARSALVASWRRSLTLHGLDPAERKAPRRLTESELSEARQRIEPLLRAADASLDRLYLAVGGVGCCVLLADRDGIPVQRRGAVADDDTFDEWGLWTGTVWSEDSEGTNGIGTCLADQRALTIHRDQHFFSRNTLLSCTTAPIYDHEGNLAAALDVSSCRSDLTEGFVNLIAMAVGDAARRIEAENFRLAFSDARILLAPVAERSASALIAVDADDLVVGATRSARLGLGITQQALAKGLPAADILGGSAKATEDLDEAERGVVQRAMARAEGNVSAAAGSLGISRATLHRKLARFGIRRPH encoded by the coding sequence GTGAGCGGACGGCAGCCGACGGGTCACCATGCGGATTTCATCCAGGCCTCCATCGCCAGCAACGATGCGGCGCGCTCGGCGCTGGTTGCGTCGTGGCGGCGCTCGCTCACTCTGCACGGCCTCGATCCGGCCGAACGCAAGGCGCCGCGACGTCTCACCGAAAGCGAGTTGAGCGAGGCCCGGCAACGCATCGAGCCATTGCTGCGCGCCGCGGATGCGAGCCTTGACCGTCTTTACCTTGCCGTTGGCGGCGTTGGCTGCTGTGTGCTGCTTGCCGACCGTGACGGTATTCCGGTCCAACGCCGCGGCGCCGTCGCTGATGACGATACATTCGACGAGTGGGGGTTGTGGACGGGCACGGTGTGGAGCGAGGACTCCGAGGGCACCAACGGCATCGGCACTTGCCTTGCCGACCAGCGCGCGCTGACCATCCACCGCGACCAGCATTTTTTCTCACGCAACACACTGCTCAGTTGCACCACGGCGCCGATCTACGATCACGAAGGCAATCTGGCCGCTGCGCTCGATGTGTCATCCTGCCGGTCAGACCTGACCGAAGGCTTCGTCAACCTGATCGCCATGGCCGTGGGCGACGCCGCGCGCCGCATCGAGGCCGAGAATTTTCGCCTGGCATTTTCCGATGCCCGCATCCTGCTGGCGCCGGTCGCCGAACGCAGCGCCAGCGCATTGATCGCCGTCGATGCCGACGATCTGGTGGTCGGCGCAACGCGTTCGGCGCGCCTCGGTCTTGGGATCACACAGCAGGCCTTGGCCAAGGGCCTGCCTGCCGCCGATATCCTCGGCGGCTCGGCCAAGGCAACTGAAGACCTGGATGAAGCCGAGCGTGGCGTGGTGCAGCGCGCCATGGCGCGGGCCGAAGGCAATGTCTCGGCGGCGGCCGGCAGTCTCGGAATCTCGCGGGCGACCTTGCACCGCAAGCTTGCCCGTTTCGGCATTCGCCGACCGCACTGA
- a CDS encoding aspartyl/asparaginyl beta-hydroxylase domain-containing protein → MTKTLRKSLRKFAIAIPLLALGFYFIPILTTIFIVCGLIDVLRNDRKDLSLFSGYFLGNGLFTWLLSPFNLLVDLFCYRNPGVWKLEQFPADYQREVNEVLDIFKARKDEIIADIDANFGAGRRGMYVYQWYGKHKIDNVAEFNKDFKYIKTIAVSVFSKRESTSWHFGPLRLSLRILYNLVPVKSEIFVECGSVKNYWYDNPLFIFDDTLLHRSVNEYDGRRYCVFMDIIRPSPFPGLIAGMLAVVSVSVERINSMFYKNWKMIGSTKPKKVETT, encoded by the coding sequence ATGACAAAAACCCTTCGCAAATCGCTTCGCAAATTCGCCATTGCCATCCCGCTTCTCGCCCTTGGCTTCTATTTCATCCCCATCCTGACGACGATCTTCATCGTTTGCGGCCTGATCGACGTGCTGCGCAACGACAGGAAGGATCTGTCGCTGTTCTCAGGCTACTTCCTCGGCAACGGCCTGTTCACCTGGCTGCTGTCGCCGTTCAATCTACTGGTCGATCTCTTCTGCTACAGAAATCCCGGCGTGTGGAAGCTGGAGCAGTTTCCCGCTGACTATCAGCGCGAGGTCAATGAGGTCCTGGACATCTTCAAAGCGCGCAAGGACGAGATCATCGCCGACATCGACGCTAATTTCGGCGCCGGCCGACGCGGCATGTATGTCTACCAGTGGTACGGCAAGCACAAAATCGACAACGTCGCCGAGTTCAACAAGGATTTCAAATACATCAAGACGATCGCCGTTTCCGTTTTCAGCAAGCGCGAATCGACCTCCTGGCATTTCGGACCGCTGCGGCTCAGTCTGCGCATCCTCTACAATCTGGTCCCGGTGAAGTCGGAGATCTTCGTCGAATGCGGCAGCGTCAAGAACTACTGGTACGACAATCCGCTGTTCATTTTCGACGACACGCTGCTGCATCGCTCGGTCAATGAATATGATGGCCGCCGCTACTGCGTGTTCATGGACATTATCAGGCCGTCCCCGTTCCCGGGGCTGATCGCAGGCATGCTCGCGGTGGTCTCGGTCAGCGTCGAGCGTATCAATTCGATGTTCTACAAGAACTGGAAGATGATCGGCTCGACCAAGCCGAAGAAGGTCGAAACCACCTGA
- a CDS encoding DUF930 domain-containing protein yields MLSAKTLADPRSRQARADLATFASDERMVQLCNLEAMDQIRRWRADFQPERVVPYAMAEEKITGTTIAATGAAFRSRRNWYGLKFKCQLAQDGESVIGFEFLVGDPVAREKWDELGLPAVH; encoded by the coding sequence ATGCTGTCGGCCAAGACGCTTGCCGATCCGCGCAGCCGGCAGGCGCGCGCCGATCTCGCGACCTTCGCCTCCGACGAACGAATGGTGCAATTGTGCAATCTTGAAGCCATGGACCAGATTCGCCGCTGGCGCGCGGACTTTCAGCCGGAGCGGGTCGTGCCCTATGCAATGGCGGAGGAAAAAATCACAGGAACCACGATTGCAGCAACTGGTGCGGCTTTCCGCAGTCGCAGAAACTGGTATGGTCTGAAATTCAAATGCCAGCTCGCACAGGACGGCGAAAGCGTCATCGGCTTTGAGTTCCTGGTCGGCGATCCCGTGGCCAGGGAAAAATGGGACGAGCTTGGCTTGCCGGCGGTGCACTAA
- a CDS encoding replication-associated recombination protein A — protein MADLFSVDEPEKVPPGRPLADRLRPKNLDEVVGQEHLTGPDGALTRLIGSGSLGSMIFWGPPGTGKTTVARLLAGETSLAFEQISAVFSGVADLKKVFEGAKLRRANGRQTLLFVDEIHRFNRAQQDSFLPVMEDGTVVLVGATTENPSFELNAALLSRARVMVFHSLGEESIAKLMTRAEETEGRALPLDDQARTMLIRMSDGDGRASLTLAEEVWRAAKPGEIFDPEGLQRIVQRRAPIYDKGQDGHYNLISALHKSVRGSDPDAALYYLARMFDAGEDPLYLGRRLVRMAMEDIGLADPQALVIANAAKDAYDYLGSPEGELAFAEATVYLATAPKSNAVYTAFKAATRAAKEHGSLLPPKHILNAPTKLMKEEDYGAGYRYDHDEPDAFSGQDYFPEKMGRQTFYDPPERGFERDIRKRLDYWAKLRKERE, from the coding sequence ATGGCCGATCTGTTCAGCGTTGACGAACCGGAGAAGGTGCCGCCCGGGCGGCCGCTGGCCGACAGGCTGCGACCGAAAAACCTCGACGAAGTTGTCGGCCAGGAGCATCTGACAGGCCCCGATGGCGCACTGACGCGGCTGATCGGTTCGGGCTCGCTCGGTTCGATGATTTTCTGGGGTCCGCCCGGCACCGGCAAGACCACGGTGGCAAGGCTGCTGGCCGGCGAGACCAGCCTGGCCTTCGAGCAGATATCGGCGGTCTTTTCCGGCGTTGCCGACCTGAAGAAAGTGTTCGAGGGCGCCAAGTTGCGTCGTGCCAACGGCCGCCAGACGCTGCTTTTCGTTGACGAGATCCATCGCTTCAACCGGGCCCAGCAGGATTCCTTTCTCCCTGTCATGGAGGATGGGACGGTCGTCCTGGTTGGCGCCACAACCGAAAACCCGTCCTTCGAACTCAACGCGGCTCTGTTGTCTCGTGCGCGCGTCATGGTCTTTCATTCGCTGGGCGAGGAGAGCATCGCCAAGCTGATGACGCGGGCAGAGGAGACCGAGGGCAGGGCGCTGCCGCTCGACGACCAGGCGCGTACGATGCTGATCCGCATGAGCGATGGCGATGGACGCGCATCACTGACGCTCGCCGAGGAAGTCTGGCGTGCCGCCAAGCCTGGCGAGATCTTCGATCCTGAGGGGCTGCAGCGCATCGTCCAGCGCCGTGCGCCGATCTATGACAAGGGCCAGGACGGGCACTACAATCTGATCTCCGCGCTGCACAAGTCGGTACGCGGCTCCGATCCCGATGCCGCGCTCTACTATCTCGCCCGCATGTTCGATGCTGGCGAGGATCCGCTCTATCTCGGCCGCCGGCTGGTGCGCATGGCGATGGAGGATATCGGCCTTGCCGATCCCCAAGCGCTGGTCATCGCCAATGCCGCCAAGGACGCCTACGATTATCTCGGCTCACCGGAGGGCGAACTCGCCTTTGCCGAGGCCACTGTCTATCTCGCCACCGCGCCCAAATCCAACGCCGTCTACACCGCCTTCAAGGCGGCCACGCGCGCCGCCAAGGAGCATGGCTCGCTGCTGCCGCCGAAGCATATCCTCAACGCGCCGACCAAGCTGATGAAGGAAGAGGACTATGGCGCTGGCTATCGCTATGATCACGATGAGCCGGACGCCTTTTCGGGTCAGGACTATTTCCCGGAGAAAATGGGCCGCCAGACTTTCTATGATCCGCCTGAGCGCGGTTTCGAGCGCGACATCCGAAAGCGGCTCGATTATTGGGCGAAGCTGCGCAAAGAGCGGGAATAA
- a CDS encoding DegQ family serine endoprotease: MRAKRLSLVLLCAFMVFAAAPAVRQALAEDAAAPKADPGLSDVLTDLLHGVEGENSTSGPDKRVPFGREEVQLSFAPLVKQTAPAVVNVYASQTAKVTSPFEGDPFFEEFFGRAQPRAQSSLGSGVLVDPSGVIVTNFHVIKDADEVKVATADGREFTSKVMLKDETLDLAVLKIESDKPFPVIAIGDSDALEVGDLVLAIGNPFGVGQTTTSGIVSALARSHIGVSDSGYFIQTDAAINPGNSGGALINMGGQLVGINTAIYSRSGGSIGIGFAIPANMVRAFADAAKAGLDFFERPYIGAEFEAVTPQIAESLAMEKPTGALVSSVEATGPAGKAGLKPGDVVLQINGKPVESIEALDYRMATLSIGTKANFAILTKGQQAAMDIALERAPEGAKASEVTLHGRSPFSGAKVAELSPRLAQKLGLRTDLKGVTVIDINRDSPAADFGFQPGDIVREVNGTTIDTATTLAQVAQQDTRWWRFTVERGGQILRQVLRY, from the coding sequence ATGCGCGCCAAAAGACTGTCCCTTGTTCTGCTCTGCGCCTTCATGGTGTTCGCAGCCGCGCCGGCAGTGAGGCAAGCGCTTGCCGAGGACGCCGCCGCTCCCAAGGCTGATCCTGGTCTCTCCGATGTGCTGACCGACCTGTTGCACGGCGTCGAGGGCGAAAACTCGACCTCCGGCCCGGACAAGCGGGTGCCGTTCGGCCGTGAGGAGGTGCAGCTTTCGTTCGCGCCGCTGGTCAAGCAGACGGCGCCCGCCGTGGTCAACGTCTACGCCTCGCAGACGGCCAAGGTCACATCACCTTTTGAAGGCGATCCATTCTTCGAGGAGTTTTTCGGCCGCGCCCAGCCGCGCGCGCAGTCATCGCTGGGCTCGGGCGTGCTCGTCGACCCAAGCGGTGTCATCGTCACCAATTTCCACGTCATCAAGGATGCCGACGAGGTCAAGGTGGCGACCGCCGATGGGCGCGAATTCACCAGCAAGGTGATGCTCAAGGACGAGACGCTCGATCTCGCAGTGCTCAAGATCGAATCCGACAAGCCGTTTCCGGTCATCGCCATCGGCGATTCCGACGCGCTCGAGGTCGGCGATCTGGTGCTGGCCATTGGCAACCCCTTCGGTGTCGGCCAGACCACCACCAGCGGCATTGTTTCGGCACTTGCCCGCAGCCATATCGGCGTCTCGGATTCGGGCTACTTCATCCAGACCGACGCCGCCATCAACCCCGGCAATTCCGGCGGTGCTCTGATCAACATGGGCGGCCAGCTGGTTGGCATCAATACGGCCATCTATAGCCGCAGTGGCGGCTCGATCGGCATCGGTTTTGCCATCCCCGCCAATATGGTGCGGGCTTTCGCCGATGCCGCCAAGGCCGGCCTCGACTTCTTCGAACGGCCCTATATCGGCGCCGAATTCGAAGCAGTGACGCCGCAGATCGCCGAATCGCTTGCCATGGAAAAGCCGACTGGCGCCCTGGTGTCCTCGGTCGAGGCGACAGGGCCTGCCGGCAAGGCCGGGTTGAAGCCGGGCGATGTCGTGTTGCAGATCAACGGCAAGCCCGTCGAAAGCATCGAGGCGCTGGACTATCGTATGGCGACGCTGTCGATCGGCACCAAGGCAAATTTCGCAATCCTGACCAAGGGCCAGCAGGCGGCGATGGACATCGCGCTGGAGCGCGCGCCGGAGGGGGCGAAAGCCTCGGAAGTGACGCTGCATGGCCGCAGCCCGTTCTCGGGCGCCAAGGTTGCGGAACTGTCCCCGCGGCTTGCCCAGAAGCTCGGCCTGCGCACCGATCTCAAGGGCGTGACGGTGATCGACATCAATCGCGATTCGCCGGCCGCCGATTTCGGCTTCCAGCCGGGCGACATCGTGCGCGAGGTCAACGGCACCACCATCGACACCGCCACAACGCTGGCGCAGGTAGCCCAGCAGGATACGCGCTGGTGGCGCTTTACCGTCGAGCGCGGCGGGCAGATACTGCGCCAGGTATTGCGTTACTGA
- the rplQ gene encoding 50S ribosomal protein L17 codes for MRHGFKGRRFARSISHRKSMFANLAVSLLEHEQIVTTLPKAKDLRPIVEKLVTLGKRGDLHARRQVIAQIGNEGVVKRLFDTIAPRYANRNGGYLRIMKAGFRHGDNAAMAVIEFVDRDTSAKGAGDRARIEAEGTDEAAAA; via the coding sequence ATGCGCCACGGTTTCAAAGGCCGCCGCTTCGCCCGAAGCATTAGCCATCGCAAGTCGATGTTCGCCAACCTCGCCGTGTCGCTGCTCGAGCACGAGCAGATCGTCACCACCTTGCCGAAGGCCAAGGACCTGCGTCCGATCGTCGAGAAGCTGGTGACGCTTGGCAAGCGCGGCGACCTGCACGCCCGCCGCCAGGTCATTGCCCAGATCGGCAATGAAGGCGTCGTCAAGCGCTTGTTCGACACGATCGCGCCGCGCTACGCCAACCGCAATGGCGGCTACTTGCGCATCATGAAGGCGGGCTTCCGTCACGGCGACAATGCCGCTATGGCCGTCATCGAATTCGTCGATCGCGACACCTCGGCCAAGGGCGCCGGCGATCGCGCCCGCATCGAAGCCGAAGGCACCGACGAGGCCGCAGCCGCATAA
- a CDS encoding DNA-directed RNA polymerase subunit alpha, with amino-acid sequence MIQKNWQELIKPNKIEFSSKKKTLTTLVAEPLERGFGLTLGNALRRVLLSSLRGAAVTAVQIDGVLHEFSSIAGVREDVTDIVLNIKEIAIRMEGDGPKRMVVRKQGPGAVLAGDIQTVGDVEILNPDHVICTLDEGAEIRMEFTVDTGKGYVPAERNRAEDAPIGLIPVDSLYSPVKKVSYKVENTREGQVLDYDKLTMTIETDGSITGEDAVAFAARILQDQLGLFVNFDEPQKEVAAEAVTELAFNPALLKKVDELELSVRSANCLKNDNIVYIGDLIQKTEAEMLRTPNFGRKSLNEIKEVLAAMGLHLGMEVPDWPPENIEDLAKRYEDQY; translated from the coding sequence ATGATCCAGAAAAATTGGCAGGAACTGATCAAGCCGAACAAGATCGAGTTCTCGTCGAAGAAGAAGACTCTGACCACGCTGGTCGCCGAGCCGCTCGAGCGTGGCTTTGGCCTTACGCTGGGCAACGCGCTGCGCCGCGTGCTTCTGTCTTCGCTGCGCGGTGCGGCTGTCACCGCCGTGCAGATCGACGGCGTTCTGCATGAATTCTCGTCCATCGCCGGTGTGCGCGAGGACGTGACCGACATCGTCTTGAACATCAAGGAAATCGCCATCCGCATGGAAGGCGATGGCCCCAAGCGCATGGTCGTTCGCAAGCAGGGACCGGGTGCGGTTCTGGCTGGCGACATCCAGACGGTTGGCGATGTCGAGATCCTCAATCCCGACCACGTCATCTGCACGCTGGACGAAGGCGCTGAAATCCGCATGGAATTCACCGTCGACACCGGCAAGGGCTACGTTCCGGCAGAGCGCAACCGCGCTGAAGACGCGCCGATCGGCCTCATCCCGGTCGACAGCCTGTATTCGCCGGTCAAGAAGGTGTCCTACAAGGTCGAGAACACCCGCGAAGGCCAGGTTCTCGACTACGACAAGCTGACCATGACCATCGAGACCGATGGCTCGATCACCGGCGAGGACGCGGTGGCATTCGCCGCCCGTATCCTGCAGGACCAGCTCGGACTGTTCGTCAACTTCGACGAGCCGCAGAAGGAAGTCGCTGCCGAAGCTGTCACCGAGCTCGCCTTCAACCCGGCGCTGCTCAAGAAGGTCGACGAGCTCGAGCTTTCGGTGCGTTCGGCCAACTGCCTGAAGAACGACAACATCGTCTATATCGGCGATCTCATCCAGAAGACCGAAGCCGAGATGCTGCGCACCCCGAACTTCGGCCGCAAGTCGCTGAACGAGATCAAGGAAGTGCTCGCGGCGATGGGCCTGCACCTCGGCATGGAAGTGCCGGACTGGCCGCCGGAAAACATCGAAGACCTCGCCAAGCGTTACGAAGACCAATATTGA